A genomic region of Micromonospora sp. NBRC 110009 contains the following coding sequences:
- the ctaD gene encoding aa3-type cytochrome oxidase subunit I → MPKRVVTEPARDRGPAILAPARFGGYPGPVREAIRGGSLWRLLRTTDAKLIGLLYLITSFGFFLIGGVLALLLRAELGRPGMQFLSPEQYNQAFTMHGTIMLLFFATPLVFAFGNYIVPLQIGAPDVSFPRLNALAYWLYLFGGSILMASFVTPGGAADFGWFAYTPLSTAQHSPGVGGNMWVVGLALSGLGTILGAVNMITTIITLRAPGMTMFRMPIFTWNLLLTSVLVIFVFPLLAAALFALASDRLLHSHVYDPTTGGPMLWQHLFWFFGHPEVYIVALPFFGIVTEIIPVFARKPIFGYTGLVLATIAITVLSMTVWAHHMFVTGQVLLPFFSILSYLIAVPTGVKFFNWIGTMWKGQLTFETPMLFAVGFLVTFLFGGLTGVLLASPPADFHVSDTYFVVAHFHYVLFGTIVFAAFGGVYFWFPKMTGRMLDERLGKAHFWTMFVGFHMTFLVQHWLGNEGMPRRYADYLPTDGFTVLNEISTIGSFILGASTLFFIYNAWKSWRYGAMVTVDDPWGYGNSLEWATTCPPPLRNFDRMPRIRSERPAFDAKYGQLVADLGRDLPQRSTKPPQRFAEELRHVPYAPEAPAAEGAHGAREAVKYQPAPQSGARPVEVPEPEEVLRPSFEETDEPEETQLGPQRTQPSNPRWEHPRGHGDTPEH, encoded by the coding sequence ATGCCCAAGCGGGTAGTCACGGAGCCGGCGAGAGACCGGGGGCCGGCGATCCTAGCTCCGGCCCGGTTCGGGGGCTATCCCGGCCCGGTCCGCGAGGCGATCCGGGGCGGCTCGCTTTGGCGGCTGCTGCGCACCACCGACGCCAAGCTGATCGGGCTGCTCTACCTGATCACGTCGTTCGGCTTCTTCCTGATCGGCGGGGTGCTGGCCCTGCTCCTGCGCGCCGAACTGGGCCGCCCGGGGATGCAGTTCCTCTCCCCCGAGCAGTACAACCAGGCGTTCACCATGCACGGCACGATCATGCTGCTGTTCTTCGCCACCCCGCTGGTGTTCGCGTTCGGCAACTACATCGTCCCGCTCCAGATCGGCGCCCCGGACGTCTCGTTCCCGCGGCTGAACGCCTTGGCGTACTGGCTCTACCTGTTCGGCGGGTCGATCCTGATGGCCAGCTTCGTCACCCCCGGGGGCGCGGCGGACTTCGGCTGGTTCGCGTACACGCCGTTGAGCACCGCGCAGCACAGCCCAGGGGTGGGCGGGAACATGTGGGTGGTCGGGCTGGCGCTCTCCGGCCTCGGGACCATCCTCGGCGCGGTCAACATGATCACGACGATCATCACCCTGCGCGCCCCCGGCATGACGATGTTCCGGATGCCGATCTTCACCTGGAACCTGCTGCTCACCAGCGTCCTGGTGATCTTCGTGTTCCCGCTGCTCGCCGCCGCCCTTTTCGCGCTGGCGTCGGACCGGCTCCTGCACTCGCACGTCTACGACCCGACCACCGGCGGACCGATGCTCTGGCAGCACCTGTTCTGGTTCTTCGGCCACCCCGAGGTCTACATCGTGGCGCTGCCGTTCTTCGGCATCGTCACCGAGATCATCCCGGTCTTCGCCCGGAAGCCGATCTTCGGCTACACCGGTCTGGTGCTCGCCACCATCGCGATCACCGTGCTGTCGATGACCGTCTGGGCGCACCACATGTTCGTCACCGGCCAGGTGCTGCTGCCGTTCTTCAGCATCCTGAGCTACCTGATCGCGGTGCCCACCGGGGTCAAGTTCTTCAACTGGATCGGCACCATGTGGAAGGGCCAGCTCACCTTCGAGACGCCGATGCTCTTCGCCGTCGGCTTCCTGGTCACCTTCCTGTTCGGCGGCCTCACCGGGGTGCTGCTGGCCAGCCCGCCGGCGGACTTCCACGTCTCCGACACGTACTTCGTGGTGGCGCATTTCCACTACGTGCTGTTCGGCACGATCGTGTTCGCCGCCTTCGGCGGCGTCTACTTCTGGTTCCCGAAGATGACCGGCCGGATGCTCGACGAGCGGCTCGGCAAGGCCCACTTCTGGACCATGTTCGTCGGCTTCCACATGACGTTCCTGGTGCAGCACTGGCTGGGCAACGAGGGCATGCCCCGGCGGTACGCCGACTACCTGCCCACCGACGGCTTCACCGTCCTGAACGAGATCTCCACCATCGGCTCGTTCATCCTCGGCGCCTCCACCCTGTTCTTCATCTACAACGCCTGGAAGTCGTGGCGGTACGGCGCGATGGTGACCGTGGACGATCCCTGGGGCTACGGCAACTCGCTGGAGTGGGCCACCACCTGCCCGCCCCCGCTGCGCAACTTCGACCGGATGCCGCGGATCCGCTCGGAGCGGCCCGCCTTCGACGCGAAGTACGGGCAGCTCGTCGCCGACCTCGGCCGGGATCTGCCCCAGCGCAGCACCAAGCCGCCGCAGCGGTTCGCCGAAGAGCTGCGGCACGTGCCGTACGCCCCGGAGGCGCCGGCCGCCGAGGGCGCGCACGGCGCCCGCGAGGCGGTCAAGTACCAACCCGCGCCGCAGTCCGGTGCCCGCCCGGTCGAGGTGCCGGAGCCGGAGGAGGTGCTCCGGCCGAGCTTCGAGGAGACCGACGAACCGGAGGAGACCCAGCTCGGCCCGCAGCGCACCCAGCCGTCGAACCCGCGCTGGGAGCACCCCCGGGGGCACGGGGACACCCCGGAGCACTGA
- a CDS encoding SigB/SigF/SigG family RNA polymerase sigma factor — protein MFGQTTTPTPPPTERGLEDLDAAALAYAARIEGLPPERRQEARDDLVRFALPFAGRLARRYRGRGEPLEDLEQVARLGLVNAVDRYDPERGSFTAYAAITIVGEIKRHFRDRTWGVHVPRRLRDLILEVGQATAALTSELSRAPTVAELAERLETPEEEILAALESAAGYSPASLNAPVGGESSAEFGDLVGESDNALESVDDRVTVSGLLHRLPWRERRILAMRFYGNQTQAEIAARFGISQMHVSRLLSRALTWLRQAMLADAPPPWQNGAAESEPAKTRISVKQNGDRVVVEVGGEVDRDGADQLRKAMLEAVTGQPREVVVDLVGAGGFDAGGIAALMAGRDAAARTGVPLRLTRVQPAVRRSLVAAGLPPAD, from the coding sequence ATGTTCGGACAGACCACCACACCCACACCACCACCCACCGAGCGGGGCCTGGAGGACCTCGACGCGGCGGCCCTGGCGTACGCGGCACGGATCGAGGGGCTGCCGCCCGAGCGGCGGCAGGAGGCGCGGGACGATCTGGTCCGGTTCGCGCTGCCCTTCGCCGGCCGGCTGGCCCGCCGCTACCGGGGTCGCGGGGAACCGCTGGAGGACCTGGAACAGGTGGCCCGCCTCGGCCTGGTCAACGCCGTCGACCGGTACGACCCGGAACGGGGCTCCTTCACCGCGTACGCGGCGATCACCATCGTCGGCGAGATCAAACGGCACTTCCGGGACCGCACCTGGGGCGTGCACGTGCCGCGCCGGCTGCGCGACCTGATCCTGGAGGTCGGGCAGGCGACGGCCGCGCTGACCAGCGAGCTGTCCCGCGCGCCCACGGTGGCCGAGCTGGCCGAGCGGCTGGAGACGCCCGAGGAGGAGATCCTCGCCGCCCTGGAGTCGGCCGCCGGCTACAGCCCGGCCTCGCTCAACGCGCCGGTCGGCGGGGAGAGCTCCGCCGAGTTCGGCGACCTGGTGGGCGAGTCGGACAACGCCCTCGAATCGGTCGACGACCGGGTCACCGTGAGCGGCCTGCTGCACCGGCTGCCGTGGCGGGAGCGGCGGATCCTCGCCATGCGCTTCTACGGCAACCAGACCCAGGCGGAGATCGCGGCCCGGTTCGGCATCTCCCAGATGCACGTCTCCCGGCTGCTCTCCCGGGCGCTGACCTGGCTGCGGCAGGCGATGCTCGCCGACGCCCCGCCGCCGTGGCAGAACGGCGCGGCCGAGTCCGAGCCGGCGAAGACCCGGATCTCGGTCAAGCAGAACGGCGACCGGGTCGTCGTCGAGGTCGGGGGAGAGGTCGACCGGGACGGCGCCGACCAGCTCCGCAAGGCGATGCTGGAGGCGGTGACCGGGCAGCCCCGCGAGGTGGTCGTCGACCTGGTGGGGGCGGGCGGCTTCGACGCCGGCGGGATCGCCGCGTTGATGGCCGGCCGGGACGCGGCCGCCCGCACCGGAGTCCCGCTGCGACTGACCCGGGTGCAGCCCGCGGTCCGCCGCTCCCTCGTCGCGGCTGGTCTGCCGCCGGCCGACTGA
- a CDS encoding thiamine pyrophosphate-binding protein, with product MADRTGADLVVERLRAWRVPRAFGYPGAAIAPVVAALDAAGGDPEFIPARHEETAAFMATGHAKFTGEIGVCLATQGPSAVHLLNGLYDAKLDSKPVVAIVGEDVSGPLGGAHEEIGLSRLFGDVCNQFVRYARVPGQVPAVLDQAFRTAAATRSPTCVVLPHAVQVAVVPDLPPQTAGVVSATPGEPLARVLPHDGDLAAAASLLTTGQRVAVLVGQGAHGAGDEIVALVDRLGAGVACSLLGKPVLDERLPFHTGVLGEVGTTAAAQLMGGCDTLLLVGTNDPWTDWFPMPGQVRTIQIDIDGRRIGTRYPVDVPLVGDAAETLRALLARVPDRPNQQWRGVVESSVDRWREEAAARAAAPAEPINPQLVLHELAGRLPHRGAVAVDVGSVIYWYARHLELPPGVRAQLCGTLGSIGCALPYAVAAKLARPDEPVLALLGDGAMQLNGLAELITVAHHWREWRDPRLIVLVLNNRDHSGTGGGRQPGGAVTDRRLDVPYAGWARLLGLHGVRLDRPELVGPAWDEVLAVDRPAVLEAVVDPAVALDPPEPALADLRGLFADGDAARRVRESMLQNRWTVEAEDLV from the coding sequence ATGGCTGATCGTACGGGGGCGGACCTGGTCGTCGAGCGGCTGCGCGCCTGGCGGGTACCCCGGGCGTTCGGCTACCCGGGCGCGGCGATCGCCCCCGTGGTGGCGGCGCTGGACGCCGCCGGCGGGGATCCGGAGTTCATCCCCGCCCGGCACGAGGAGACCGCCGCGTTCATGGCCACCGGCCATGCCAAGTTCACCGGTGAGATCGGCGTCTGCCTGGCCACCCAGGGGCCGAGCGCGGTACACCTGCTCAACGGTCTCTACGACGCCAAGCTGGACAGCAAGCCGGTGGTGGCGATCGTCGGGGAGGACGTCAGCGGGCCGCTCGGCGGCGCGCACGAGGAGATCGGGCTGAGCCGGCTCTTCGGCGACGTGTGCAACCAGTTCGTCCGGTACGCGCGGGTACCGGGCCAGGTGCCGGCCGTGCTCGACCAGGCGTTCCGCACCGCGGCCGCGACCCGCAGCCCGACCTGCGTGGTGTTGCCGCACGCGGTCCAGGTGGCCGTCGTGCCGGACCTGCCACCGCAGACCGCCGGTGTGGTGTCGGCGACCCCGGGCGAGCCGCTGGCCCGGGTGCTGCCGCACGACGGCGACCTGGCGGCCGCCGCCTCGCTGCTGACCACCGGCCAGCGGGTGGCGGTGCTGGTCGGCCAGGGCGCGCACGGCGCGGGCGACGAGATCGTGGCGCTGGTCGACCGGCTGGGTGCCGGGGTGGCCTGCTCGCTGCTGGGCAAGCCGGTGCTGGACGAGCGGCTGCCCTTCCATACCGGGGTGCTCGGCGAGGTCGGCACCACGGCCGCCGCCCAGCTGATGGGGGGCTGCGACACGCTGCTCCTGGTCGGCACCAACGACCCGTGGACCGACTGGTTCCCGATGCCCGGCCAGGTGCGGACCATCCAGATCGACATCGACGGCCGGCGGATCGGCACCCGCTACCCGGTGGACGTGCCGCTGGTGGGCGACGCGGCGGAGACGCTCCGGGCGTTGCTGGCCCGGGTGCCGGACCGCCCCAACCAGCAGTGGCGGGGCGTGGTGGAGAGCTCCGTGGACCGGTGGCGGGAGGAGGCGGCGGCCCGGGCCGCCGCGCCGGCCGAACCGATCAACCCGCAGCTCGTGCTGCACGAACTCGCCGGCCGTCTGCCGCACCGGGGTGCCGTGGCCGTCGACGTCGGCTCGGTCATCTACTGGTACGCCCGCCACCTGGAGCTGCCGCCGGGCGTTCGCGCGCAGCTCTGCGGCACGCTCGGCTCGATCGGGTGCGCACTGCCGTACGCGGTGGCGGCCAAGCTGGCCCGCCCCGACGAGCCGGTGCTCGCGCTGCTCGGCGACGGGGCGATGCAGCTCAACGGGCTGGCCGAGCTGATCACCGTGGCGCACCACTGGCGGGAGTGGCGCGACCCGCGACTGATCGTGCTGGTGCTGAACAACCGCGACCACTCGGGTACGGGCGGCGGGCGGCAGCCCGGCGGCGCGGTCACCGACCGGCGCCTCGACGTGCCGTACGCCGGCTGGGCCCGGCTGCTCGGCCTGCACGGCGTCCGGTTGGACCGCCCCGAGCTGGTCGGTCCCGCCTGGGACGAGGTGCTGGCCGTGGACCGGCCCGCCGTGCTGGAGGCGGTGGTCGATCCGGCGGTGGCGCTGGACCCGCCGGAACCGGCCCTGGCGGACCTGCGCGGCCTCTTCGCCGACGGGGACGCCGCGCGCCGGGTGCGGGAGAGCATGCTGCAGAACCGGTGGACCGTGGAGGCCGAGGACCTGGTCTGA